In Salmo salar chromosome ssa24, Ssal_v3.1, whole genome shotgun sequence, the following proteins share a genomic window:
- the LOC106584955 gene encoding tumor necrosis factor receptor superfamily member 10B isoform X1: protein MEECWCRFSFFGHINWDMYATFDKSMSNIGLHYMVVLLIWALNPMAAAQSGLKLTRTGGSVRNSKQRDISCRENLEHPHDNICCLNCLAGTYVKAYCTRALERGTCETCEFDTYTEHGNGLRQCLKCTTCHSDQVTTKACTITQDRECRCKPGLFCAPDQACEVCQKCLRCKENEVRLKNCTATSNTVCKARLPTSSTISGTRPGPAGVVVIVVAVLGITAAIAAVHWKRRNCCKRRDSQNNPSETLKIEVDDQNNRSIEQRQNNRSAVQDDTRLHPLLELTLVVGANTPSADEDNGLGDSLHNTTNSSQSSLSALPSSSPLSSPSAKRQPGTAATEDVLRKLAPLNGDESLKKSFELFEELDVYYHNRFFRHIGLSDNAIKSTAHLHPEDRVYELLKVWLEMVGRQADMNDLIKALLYLDQKLSAENIIYKAIENGYYEYAVN, encoded by the exons ATGGAGGAGTGCTGGTGCCGCTTTTCTTTTTTCGGACACATCAACTGGGATATGTACGCCACCTTTGACAAAAGTATGAGCAATATAGGCCTACATTACATG GTTGTCCTCCTAATCTGGGCCCTCAACCCCATGGCGGCAGCTCAGTCTGGCCTTAAATTGACACGGACAGGAGGTAGCGTCAGAAACTCGAAACAGCGGGACATCTCATGCCGGGAAAACCTGGAGCACCCACATGACAACATCTGCTGTTTAAACTGCCTAGCTG GTACATATGTCAAAGCGTACTGCACACGTGCCTTGGAGAGGGGAACGTGTGAGACCTGTGAGTTTGACACATACACTGAACATGGCAACGGACTACGACAGTGCTTGAAGTGCACCACGTGTCACTCAG ATCAGGTGACTACGAAGGCATGCACCATCACTCAGGACAGAGAGTGCCGGTGTAAACCTGGGTTATTCTGTGCCCCTGACCAAGCCTGTGAGGTGTGCCAAAAGTGCTTAAG ATGTAAAGAGAACGAGGTGAGGCTGAAGAACTGCACCGCCACGTCCAACACGGTGTGTAAGGCCAGACTGCCCACATCCAGCACCATCTCAGGTACAAGACCAGGTCCAG CGGGTGTTGTTGTGATTGTGGTGGCAGTACTGGGAATCACTGCTGCAATTGCCGCTGTCCATTGGAAGAGGCGAAATTGCTGTAAAAGGAGAG ACTCCCAGAATAATCCCAGTGAGACGCTGAAAATTGAGGTG GATGATCAAAACAACAGGTCGATTGAGCAGAGGCAGAACAACCGGAGTGCTGTGCAGGATGACACACGGCTCCATCCTTTGCTGGAGCTGACCCTGGTGGTGGGCGCCAACACCCCCTCAGCCGATGAGGACAATGGACTGGGCGACAGCCTCCACAACACCACCAACTCCTCCCAGTCCAGTTTGTCCGCACTACCCTCATCCTCCCCGCTTTCCAGCCCTTCGGCCAAGAGGCAGCCTGGCACTGCGGCTACG gAAGATGTCCTCAGAAAACTTGCTCCTTTGAATG gtgACGAGTCCTTGAAGAAAAGTTTTGAACTTTTTGAAGAGCTGGACGTTTACTACCATAACAGATTCTTCAGGCACATCGGACTCAGTGACAATGCTATAAAAAGCACTGCACACCTTCATCCTGAAGACCGAGTCTATGAACTGTTAAAAGTATGGTTGGAAATGGTGGGCAGGCAAGCCGACATGAATGACCTAATCAAAGCCTTGCTTTATTTGGACCAAAAGTTATCAGCAGAAAATATTATTTATAAAGCCATTGAAAATGGTTATTATGAATATGCAGTAAATTAA
- the LOC106584955 gene encoding tumor necrosis factor receptor superfamily member 10B isoform X2, with protein MEECWCRFSFFGHINWDMYATFDKSMSNIGLHYMVVLLIWALNPMAAAQSGLKLTRTGGSVRNSKQRDISCRENLEHPHDNICCLNCLAGTYVKAYCTRALERGTCETCEFDTYTEHGNGLRQCLKCTTCHSDQVTTKACTITQDRECRCKPGLFCAPDQACEVCQKCLRCKENEVRLKNCTATSNTVCKARLPTSSTISAGVVVIVVAVLGITAAIAAVHWKRRNCCKRRDSQNNPSETLKIEVDDQNNRSIEQRQNNRSAVQDDTRLHPLLELTLVVGANTPSADEDNGLGDSLHNTTNSSQSSLSALPSSSPLSSPSAKRQPGTAATEDVLRKLAPLNGDESLKKSFELFEELDVYYHNRFFRHIGLSDNAIKSTAHLHPEDRVYELLKVWLEMVGRQADMNDLIKALLYLDQKLSAENIIYKAIENGYYEYAVN; from the exons ATGGAGGAGTGCTGGTGCCGCTTTTCTTTTTTCGGACACATCAACTGGGATATGTACGCCACCTTTGACAAAAGTATGAGCAATATAGGCCTACATTACATG GTTGTCCTCCTAATCTGGGCCCTCAACCCCATGGCGGCAGCTCAGTCTGGCCTTAAATTGACACGGACAGGAGGTAGCGTCAGAAACTCGAAACAGCGGGACATCTCATGCCGGGAAAACCTGGAGCACCCACATGACAACATCTGCTGTTTAAACTGCCTAGCTG GTACATATGTCAAAGCGTACTGCACACGTGCCTTGGAGAGGGGAACGTGTGAGACCTGTGAGTTTGACACATACACTGAACATGGCAACGGACTACGACAGTGCTTGAAGTGCACCACGTGTCACTCAG ATCAGGTGACTACGAAGGCATGCACCATCACTCAGGACAGAGAGTGCCGGTGTAAACCTGGGTTATTCTGTGCCCCTGACCAAGCCTGTGAGGTGTGCCAAAAGTGCTTAAG ATGTAAAGAGAACGAGGTGAGGCTGAAGAACTGCACCGCCACGTCCAACACGGTGTGTAAGGCCAGACTGCCCACATCCAGCACCATCTCAG CGGGTGTTGTTGTGATTGTGGTGGCAGTACTGGGAATCACTGCTGCAATTGCCGCTGTCCATTGGAAGAGGCGAAATTGCTGTAAAAGGAGAG ACTCCCAGAATAATCCCAGTGAGACGCTGAAAATTGAGGTG GATGATCAAAACAACAGGTCGATTGAGCAGAGGCAGAACAACCGGAGTGCTGTGCAGGATGACACACGGCTCCATCCTTTGCTGGAGCTGACCCTGGTGGTGGGCGCCAACACCCCCTCAGCCGATGAGGACAATGGACTGGGCGACAGCCTCCACAACACCACCAACTCCTCCCAGTCCAGTTTGTCCGCACTACCCTCATCCTCCCCGCTTTCCAGCCCTTCGGCCAAGAGGCAGCCTGGCACTGCGGCTACG gAAGATGTCCTCAGAAAACTTGCTCCTTTGAATG gtgACGAGTCCTTGAAGAAAAGTTTTGAACTTTTTGAAGAGCTGGACGTTTACTACCATAACAGATTCTTCAGGCACATCGGACTCAGTGACAATGCTATAAAAAGCACTGCACACCTTCATCCTGAAGACCGAGTCTATGAACTGTTAAAAGTATGGTTGGAAATGGTGGGCAGGCAAGCCGACATGAATGACCTAATCAAAGCCTTGCTTTATTTGGACCAAAAGTTATCAGCAGAAAATATTATTTATAAAGCCATTGAAAATGGTTATTATGAATATGCAGTAAATTAA